GCATCATAGTGAGTTGTGAAGTACAATCCGTTCACAGCGTCTCCACCGATTTCAATAGTTTCGGGAACTGCTGCTCCGTCACCTGCAATTATTGGATCGTAGAAACCCAACTGTCTGGCCTGGATAGCTATGAGTGCGATCTCCTGATAGTATCCGGGAATGAAGAAGGCGCCGGCTCCTTTGGAAATAGCGTCAGAGACCTGCGCGGTGAAATCCTGATCTCCCGATTTGTAATACTCATAGAAAACGCTTCCCCCGAGTTCAAGAGCCGTCTCTTTGAAGTAATTTGCAAATCCGACGGCATAATCCTGCTCAACGTCTACAAAGACGGCAACATTTTCCGCACCCATGTTGTTGAATGCCAACAATGCAGCGGCGACTCCCTGGAAAGGATCGCTGAAGCAGACACGGGAAACGTATTTTTTGTCCTGAGTTACAAGTGGATTTGTTGAACTTGGCGAGACCATAGCTACTCCGTTCTCTTCCGCGACCGTCCCTCCCGCTATCGTATTCGAGCTAATTACCTGCCCGATAATCGCAACAACCCCCTCTTGCTCGATGGCACGACGGGCAGTGTTTACGGCTTGAACCTTGTCTGAGTTGTTGTCGAGTAAGACGATTTCAATTTTCTCCCCAAGAACCTCCGGGAACAGCTCGTTTGCAAGTTCTACTCCCTGCCAGATCATCTGGCCAAACGCGGCGACTCCCCCAGTCATCGGAAGAATCGCACCTACCTTGATTGAAGCAAGCGCTGATACGGAAAGAAAGACAACTAAGAGAATAACAAAGAGTTTTCTCATACTTCTACCTCCTCCTGAAGTGGTTACAAGTGAATGAGACTAACCCATTATTTGATGCACATTCATTAAAAGCTAAGCAAGTGCAAAAATAGGTGTTCTAAGCTAAT
This is a stretch of genomic DNA from Mesotoga infera. It encodes these proteins:
- a CDS encoding ABC transporter substrate-binding protein; its protein translation is MRKLFVILLVVFLSVSALASIKVGAILPMTGGVAAFGQMIWQGVELANELFPEVLGEKIEIVLLDNNSDKVQAVNTARRAIEQEGVVAIIGQVISSNTIAGGTVAEENGVAMVSPSSTNPLVTQDKKYVSRVCFSDPFQGVAAALLAFNNMGAENVAVFVDVEQDYAVGFANYFKETALELGGSVFYEYYKSGDQDFTAQVSDAISKGAGAFFIPGYYQEIALIAIQARQLGFYDPIIAGDGAAVPETIEIGGDAVNGLYFTTHYDAGSPALTENAKLFVQAYTAKYGEAPGTFTALGFDTYLVVRDAIERAGSTDREAIAKAVRETKDFPAVTGIITIDENGDAIKSVAIVKIENGKFVYDTTINP